The following are encoded in a window of Geobacter metallireducens GS-15 genomic DNA:
- a CDS encoding hemerythrin domain-containing protein — protein sequence MKRDITQALVEEHRLILRMLALLERNAPLTAAGRYTNFQFFRDAVDFIRSYADRFHHAKEEEILFEALITNGMPRENSPVAAMLMEHDQGRAYVKAMEEAALAAEGGDTSRTGALAENARAYLTLLREHIDKEDTILYPLAERVIPEGLREGIVGGYEAAEARTPAGFAEHYLHLVEQYEAEATAKAA from the coding sequence ATGAAACGGGACATCACCCAGGCCCTGGTGGAGGAGCACCGGCTGATCCTCCGGATGCTGGCCCTCCTGGAGCGTAACGCTCCCCTCACCGCGGCGGGGCGATACACCAACTTCCAGTTTTTTCGGGATGCGGTGGATTTCATCCGGAGTTACGCCGACCGGTTCCACCACGCCAAGGAAGAGGAGATCCTCTTCGAGGCCCTCATAACCAACGGCATGCCCCGGGAGAACAGCCCCGTGGCGGCCATGCTCATGGAGCACGACCAAGGGCGGGCCTACGTGAAGGCCATGGAAGAGGCGGCCCTGGCCGCCGAGGGAGGCGATACCTCCCGCACCGGCGCCCTGGCCGAGAATGCCCGTGCCTACCTGACCCTGCTCCGGGAGCATATCGACAAGGAGGACACCATCCTCTACCCCCTGGCCGAGCGGGTCATTCCGGAGGGACTGCGCGAGGGGATCGTCGGCGGCTACGAAGCGGCGGAAGCCCGCACGCCGGCAGGCTTTGCGGAGCACTACCTGCACCTGGTGGAGCAGTATGAGGCGGAGGCAACCGCCAAGGCCGCCTGA
- a CDS encoding MATE family efflux transporter has protein sequence MTSPDLINDPIPKLLTRLAVPVGTGFFFNTMFNVVDTFYGGLISTRALAALSLSFPLFFIVLAIGAGTSMGATALIGHALGSDQREEAELFAAQAISFGVIHALFMTVGGVAAAPALFRLMGASGDYLDLALAYMDVIIAGTVFFVGNYVLNAMLNASGDTKSFRNFLVAGCFLNMALDPWFMYGGVGVPALGIRGIALATVVVQAAGNVYLLGRVRRTGLLSGRSWQLLMPRREPFRRLFGQGIPASMNMLTVSLGMFVITWFAGRFGKEVVAAYGIGTRIEQIVLLPAFGLNVAVLSLVAQNFGAGKLRRIRETLTRALRAGLLMMAGGTTLVFAAAEPLMKLFTADPLVVAHGVTFLRVESLLLGAYVILYMNNSALQGLQRPAFALWIGLFRQIIVPVPIFWLLALVLGWGPPGIWWGFFLVTWSAAMVSVLYTRRVLRLATEEADAALMRNGNNGPPP, from the coding sequence ATGACCTCTCCCGACCTCATCAACGACCCCATCCCGAAGCTCCTCACCCGACTCGCCGTGCCGGTGGGGACCGGCTTTTTCTTCAACACCATGTTCAATGTGGTGGATACCTTCTACGGAGGGCTCATCTCCACCAGGGCGCTGGCGGCACTCTCCCTCTCCTTTCCCCTCTTTTTCATCGTCCTGGCTATCGGTGCCGGCACCTCCATGGGAGCCACGGCCCTCATCGGCCACGCATTGGGGAGCGACCAACGGGAGGAGGCGGAGCTCTTTGCGGCCCAGGCCATCTCCTTCGGCGTCATTCATGCCCTCTTCATGACCGTGGGAGGAGTCGCGGCGGCGCCGGCCCTCTTCAGGCTCATGGGGGCATCGGGCGATTACCTGGACCTGGCCCTGGCCTACATGGATGTCATCATCGCCGGTACCGTTTTCTTCGTCGGCAACTATGTCCTCAACGCCATGCTCAACGCCTCGGGGGATACGAAGAGTTTCCGCAACTTCCTGGTGGCGGGATGCTTCCTGAACATGGCTCTGGACCCCTGGTTCATGTACGGAGGGGTGGGCGTGCCGGCCCTGGGGATACGGGGCATTGCCCTGGCCACGGTGGTGGTCCAGGCCGCGGGGAACGTCTACCTCCTGGGTCGGGTGCGGCGGACGGGTCTTTTGTCGGGGCGCTCGTGGCAACTCCTCATGCCGCGGCGGGAGCCGTTTCGCCGCCTCTTCGGCCAGGGGATTCCGGCAAGCATGAACATGCTGACGGTGTCGCTGGGCATGTTCGTCATCACCTGGTTCGCGGGGCGGTTCGGCAAGGAGGTGGTGGCTGCCTACGGCATCGGCACCCGCATCGAACAGATCGTGCTCCTGCCGGCCTTTGGGCTGAATGTGGCGGTCCTCTCCCTCGTGGCCCAGAACTTCGGCGCAGGAAAGCTTCGCCGGATACGGGAGACCCTGACGAGGGCGCTGCGGGCGGGGCTCCTCATGATGGCAGGGGGGACGACGCTGGTCTTTGCGGCGGCCGAGCCCCTGATGAAGCTTTTCACCGCCGATCCGCTGGTGGTTGCCCACGGGGTCACTTTTCTCCGGGTGGAGTCGTTGCTGCTGGGGGCCTATGTGATTCTCTACATGAACAATTCGGCACTCCAGGGGCTGCAGCGGCCGGCCTTCGCCCTCTGGATCGGGCTCTTCCGCCAGATCATTGTGCCGGTGCCAATCTTCTGGCTCCTGGCCTTGGTGCTCGGCTGGGGCCCCCCCGGCATCTGGTGGGGATTCTTTCTCGTCACCTGGAGCGCGGCGATGGTGTCGGTCCTCTACACCCGCCGGGTGCTGCGGCTGGCAACCGAAGAGGCCGATGCGGCGCTCATGCGGAACGGCAACAACGGCCCGCCCCCTTGA
- a CDS encoding TolC family protein, with the protein MAAEHRVLTLDQALEVAAERNRDILKAKEFHNQVRGRYVEERSAALPHLTITGQAVTQHDESLNAYADGFMPVRQDIYGAELGLSQALYTWGKVGAAIRAAEKGFATADEQFRRARQDAWRDVSVAFYNILLAREQHAIASQNLAQKVRHQDEAQRRYAAGVATDYDVLAADVAVQNAMPDVIRAGNSVRVARDRLSFLLALEGEVDVTGSLETVLTTYPSYDKALAVARDKRPELKEIKHRLAIAGELVKVADADDKPRLDLTGKYGWRHLEVGDGSGSGQIWTVGLQLSFPLFDGLKTRGKVAQAESERRSMQIDEAKLLESVALEIRDAVNAVRESEEIVKALSGTVVQAERLLQMAEKGFELGVKIRLEVDDAELNLRQARGNLARARRDYLVARVNLERVMGVLGEGSL; encoded by the coding sequence ATGGCCGCCGAGCATCGTGTCCTCACCCTCGATCAGGCCCTGGAGGTGGCTGCGGAGCGTAACCGCGACATCCTCAAGGCAAAGGAATTCCACAACCAGGTGAGGGGGCGCTATGTGGAGGAACGGTCTGCTGCCCTTCCCCATCTGACGATCACCGGACAGGCTGTCACCCAGCACGACGAGAGCCTCAATGCCTATGCGGACGGATTCATGCCGGTGCGCCAGGATATCTATGGCGCCGAACTCGGTCTCTCTCAGGCTCTCTACACCTGGGGGAAGGTGGGGGCTGCAATCCGGGCGGCAGAGAAGGGGTTTGCCACCGCCGACGAGCAGTTTCGCAGGGCGCGGCAGGATGCCTGGCGCGATGTGTCGGTGGCCTTTTACAATATCCTTCTTGCCAGGGAGCAGCACGCCATTGCTTCCCAGAATCTTGCGCAGAAGGTGCGGCACCAGGATGAGGCCCAGCGCAGGTATGCGGCCGGCGTGGCCACCGATTACGACGTCCTGGCAGCGGATGTTGCGGTGCAAAATGCCATGCCCGACGTGATCCGGGCCGGCAACAGTGTCCGCGTGGCCCGGGACCGGCTCTCCTTCCTCCTGGCCCTGGAGGGTGAGGTGGATGTGACCGGCTCGCTGGAGACTGTGCTGACTACCTATCCCTCCTACGACAAAGCCCTCGCAGTGGCCCGGGATAAACGTCCCGAGCTGAAGGAGATCAAGCATCGCCTCGCCATTGCCGGTGAACTGGTGAAGGTGGCTGACGCCGACGACAAGCCGCGTCTGGACCTGACGGGGAAATACGGATGGCGGCACCTGGAGGTGGGGGACGGTTCCGGGAGCGGCCAGATATGGACCGTGGGCCTTCAGTTGAGTTTTCCCCTGTTCGATGGCCTCAAGACCCGGGGCAAGGTGGCCCAGGCCGAGAGCGAACGGCGAAGCATGCAGATCGACGAGGCTAAACTCCTGGAGTCGGTTGCCCTGGAAATCCGCGATGCGGTCAATGCTGTTCGCGAGTCCGAGGAGATTGTCAAGGCCCTGTCCGGTACGGTGGTCCAGGCGGAGCGCCTTCTGCAGATGGCCGAAAAGGGATTCGAGCTGGGGGTCAAGATTCGGCTGGAGGTGGACGACGCCGAACTGAACCTGCGTCAGGCCCGGGGGAACCTGGCCCGGGCACGGCGCGACTATCTCGTGGCCCGGGTTAATCTGGAGCGGGTCATGGGGGTGCTGGGGGAGGGAAGTCTCTGA
- a CDS encoding dihydrolipoamide acetyltransferase family protein, which yields MPFDFKLPDLGEGITEAELRKWLVKEGDTVREHQPVAEVETDKAVVEVPSPRGGRVGRLARREGETVAVGATLFTIEEEGEAPPERPKSVGIVGELPEAEEAREVIATPLVRKLARERGIDLATVRGSGPRGSITPDDLEKVSAPVAQPAESFGPVELVPLRGVRRAVARNVMASQRNTAFVTGMEEADITELWELRRRELGAVETRGAHLTFLPFFIKAVQHALREHPYLNAAIDDTAETIILKRHYHFGIAVETPDGLMVPVIRDVDRKSIIELAAEIQGLGSKARKRTISLDELKGSTFTLTNYGHFGGVFATPIINWPDVAILGFGRIGERPWIHKGQIAIRRILPLSLTFDHRVTDGADAAQFLLKVVAYLEDPALLFIEST from the coding sequence ATGCCCTTTGACTTCAAACTCCCCGATCTCGGTGAAGGGATCACCGAAGCCGAGCTGAGAAAGTGGCTCGTGAAGGAAGGCGACACCGTTCGCGAGCACCAGCCCGTGGCCGAGGTGGAAACCGACAAGGCGGTGGTGGAGGTTCCCTCTCCCCGGGGCGGGCGGGTCGGCCGGCTGGCACGGCGCGAGGGGGAGACGGTGGCGGTGGGCGCGACGCTCTTCACCATCGAGGAGGAGGGTGAAGCCCCGCCGGAGCGACCCAAATCAGTAGGAATCGTGGGGGAGCTCCCCGAGGCGGAGGAGGCGCGCGAGGTCATCGCCACCCCCCTGGTAAGGAAACTGGCCCGGGAGCGGGGTATCGACCTGGCCACGGTCAGGGGAAGCGGCCCCCGGGGAAGCATCACCCCCGATGACCTGGAGAAAGTCTCAGCTCCGGTTGCCCAGCCCGCGGAGAGTTTCGGCCCCGTGGAACTGGTCCCCCTGCGGGGGGTGCGCCGCGCCGTGGCCCGCAACGTCATGGCCTCCCAGCGGAACACCGCCTTCGTCACCGGCATGGAGGAAGCTGACATCACCGAGCTCTGGGAGCTGCGCCGCCGCGAACTGGGGGCCGTTGAAACCCGGGGCGCCCACCTCACCTTCCTCCCCTTCTTCATCAAGGCGGTCCAGCACGCACTTCGGGAGCACCCCTACCTGAACGCAGCCATCGACGACACGGCCGAGACCATCATACTCAAGCGCCACTACCACTTCGGCATCGCCGTGGAAACCCCCGACGGCCTCATGGTGCCGGTCATCCGCGACGTGGACCGGAAAAGCATCATCGAACTGGCGGCCGAAATCCAGGGACTGGGCTCCAAGGCCCGGAAACGGACCATCTCCCTCGACGAGTTGAAGGGAAGCACCTTCACCCTCACCAACTACGGCCACTTCGGCGGCGTCTTTGCAACCCCCATCATCAACTGGCCCGACGTGGCCATCCTCGGCTTCGGTCGCATCGGCGAACGCCCCTGGATTCACAAGGGGCAGATCGCCATCCGCAGAATCCTCCCCCTTTCCCTCACCTTCGACCACCGGGTCACGGACGGGGCCGACGCGGCCCAGTTCCTCCTCAAGGTGGTCGCCTACCTGGAAGACCCGGCACTTCTTTTCATCGAAAGCACCTGA
- a CDS encoding alpha-ketoacid dehydrogenase subunit beta: MPQLNMVQAINLALREEMARDDRVVLLGEDVGRDGGVFRITEGLFEEFGPKRVIDTPLSESAIVGAAVGMAAYGLRPVAEIQFMGFIYAAFDQLFAHAVRIRTRSRGRFTAPLVVRTPYGAGIKAPELHEESTEAFFCHMPGVKVVVPSGPYNAKGLLMAAIRDPDPVLFLEPTRLYRMVKEEVPEGEYTIPLGKARIARPGNAVTVVAWGSMLQRVMKAVEGYDAEVIDPMTLSPFDWEALLASVEKTGRLVVAHEAPLTCGLGAEIAATVAQEAILHLRGPVIRVAGPDTPVPLAKLIDHYLPSPERIRAALDDVLQY, encoded by the coding sequence ATGCCTCAACTGAACATGGTTCAAGCCATAAACCTCGCCCTCCGGGAGGAGATGGCCCGGGACGACCGGGTGGTGCTCCTCGGAGAGGACGTGGGGAGGGACGGCGGGGTCTTCCGGATTACGGAGGGGCTCTTCGAAGAGTTCGGCCCGAAGCGGGTCATCGACACCCCCCTGTCGGAATCGGCCATTGTGGGCGCGGCGGTGGGTATGGCGGCCTACGGCCTTCGCCCCGTGGCGGAGATCCAGTTCATGGGGTTCATCTACGCCGCCTTCGACCAGCTCTTCGCCCATGCCGTCCGCATCCGCACGCGGTCCCGGGGACGCTTCACGGCACCGCTGGTGGTCCGAACCCCCTACGGGGCCGGCATCAAGGCGCCGGAACTCCACGAGGAGAGCACCGAGGCCTTTTTCTGCCACATGCCGGGGGTGAAGGTGGTGGTCCCCTCGGGACCGTACAACGCCAAGGGGCTCCTCATGGCCGCCATCCGCGACCCCGACCCGGTCCTCTTCCTGGAGCCGACCCGCCTCTACCGGATGGTGAAGGAGGAGGTCCCCGAGGGTGAGTACACCATTCCCCTGGGAAAGGCCCGCATCGCCCGTCCGGGAAACGCCGTCACCGTCGTCGCCTGGGGGAGCATGCTCCAGCGGGTCATGAAGGCCGTCGAGGGGTACGACGCCGAGGTGATCGACCCCATGACCCTCTCTCCTTTCGACTGGGAGGCGCTCCTGGCTTCGGTGGAAAAGACGGGGCGACTGGTGGTGGCCCACGAGGCCCCCCTCACCTGCGGCCTCGGCGCCGAGATCGCCGCCACGGTGGCCCAGGAGGCGATTCTCCACCTCCGGGGGCCGGTCATCCGGGTGGCCGGACCCGACACGCCGGTGCCCCTGGCGAAGCTGATCGACCACTACCTTCCGTCGCCGGAGCGGATTCGGGCGGCGCTCGATGACGTGCTGCAGTACTGA
- the pdhA gene encoding pyruvate dehydrogenase (acetyl-transferring) E1 component subunit alpha — translation MPESILATFTVKRLEIIAPDGTADEDLVPGLSGDELRRIYYLLLLTRAYDGRALALQREGRLGTYPSVLGQEAAQVGSAFAIHERDWVFPSFREMGVHLTLGYPAHQLFQYWGGDERGMRTPDGMNIFPISVSVGTHIPHAAGAALAAKLRGDPIAVIAYFGDGGTSKGDFHEGFNLAGVMGLPTVFICQNNQWAISVPLSAQTASRSLAQKALAYGFDGIQVDGNDVLAVYRATREALEKARSGGGPTFIECLTYRMSDHTTSDDASRYRSPEEMEQWRERDPILRYERFLAKRGLWNEDYAAEMKGKAGGEIDEAVRRYESVPPPAPGEMFNFVSGELSARLRRQRETST, via the coding sequence ATGCCCGAATCGATCCTCGCCACTTTCACTGTCAAGCGCCTGGAGATCATCGCCCCGGACGGGACCGCCGACGAGGACCTCGTCCCGGGCCTCTCGGGGGACGAACTGCGGCGCATCTACTACCTGCTCCTCCTCACCCGCGCCTACGACGGCCGCGCCCTGGCCCTCCAGCGGGAGGGGCGGCTCGGCACCTACCCGTCGGTCCTGGGGCAGGAGGCGGCCCAGGTGGGGAGCGCCTTCGCCATCCACGAGCGGGACTGGGTCTTCCCCTCCTTCCGGGAGATGGGGGTCCACCTCACCCTCGGCTATCCGGCCCACCAGCTCTTTCAGTACTGGGGAGGTGACGAGCGGGGGATGCGAACTCCTGACGGCATGAACATCTTCCCCATCTCCGTCTCCGTGGGAACCCACATCCCCCACGCCGCCGGCGCGGCCCTGGCCGCGAAACTCCGGGGTGACCCGATCGCTGTGATCGCCTATTTTGGCGACGGCGGCACCTCAAAGGGTGATTTCCATGAGGGGTTCAACCTGGCAGGAGTCATGGGGCTCCCGACGGTTTTTATCTGCCAGAACAACCAATGGGCCATCTCGGTGCCCCTGTCGGCCCAGACTGCCTCCCGATCCCTTGCCCAGAAGGCCCTTGCCTACGGTTTCGACGGCATCCAGGTGGACGGCAACGACGTCCTGGCCGTCTACCGGGCCACCCGCGAGGCCCTGGAGAAGGCCCGAAGCGGCGGCGGACCCACCTTCATCGAATGCCTCACCTACCGGATGTCCGACCACACCACGTCCGACGACGCGAGCCGGTACCGTTCCCCCGAAGAAATGGAACAATGGCGGGAGCGGGACCCGATCCTGCGCTACGAGCGGTTCCTGGCGAAGCGGGGACTCTGGAACGAGGACTATGCCGCCGAGATGAAGGGAAAGGCGGGAGGAGAGATCGACGAGGCGGTGCGGCGCTACGAATCGGTGCCGCCGCCAGCGCCGGGGGAGATGTTCAATTTCGTGAGTGGGGAGTTGTCGGCGAGGCTGCGGCGACAGCGGGAAACATCTACTTGA
- a CDS encoding PEP-CTERM sorting domain-containing protein, which produces MKRLIALLLLVAALAFAPHAEAFSLSLEPPSQTIAVGDTATFALRVTDLADPILFYTLDVLFDASVLAFQGAIFTNALGNPSDSMVDTSLVDTGLLGLVGTSATGSLTGDFDLAYLTFSGITAGTSDLIIGSNTFFGIDPNTGGDIPLNVDSLFDSRATVVNAVPEPGTLILLGAGLTGLAVWRRRHP; this is translated from the coding sequence ATGAAACGCCTGATCGCCCTGCTGCTTCTCGTCGCCGCCCTTGCCTTCGCCCCCCACGCAGAGGCGTTCTCCCTCTCCCTCGAACCACCTTCGCAGACCATCGCGGTGGGAGACACGGCAACCTTTGCGCTCAGGGTTACGGATCTTGCCGATCCCATTTTATTCTATACCCTTGATGTGCTTTTCGATGCGAGCGTGCTCGCCTTCCAGGGGGCGATTTTCACCAACGCCTTGGGTAATCCGTCTGATTCCATGGTGGACACGAGCCTTGTGGACACCGGTCTTTTGGGTCTGGTGGGGACTTCCGCCACCGGTTCGTTGACCGGCGACTTCGATCTGGCCTACCTCACCTTCTCAGGCATTACTGCCGGAACCTCCGACCTGATCATCGGTTCCAACACTTTTTTCGGTATTGACCCGAACACCGGCGGTGACATCCCCCTCAACGTGGATTCGCTCTTCGATAGCCGGGCAACCGTGGTAAACGCCGTCCCTGAACCGGGCACCCTGATCCTCCTGGGCGCCGGCCTGACCGGGCTGGCTGTCTGGCGGCGCAGGCACCCCTGA
- a CDS encoding ISL3-like element ISGme5 family transposase — MSYSDVIAIAGGWEGYRVAGARTIVTSDAKRIEVELIALSQDEMVCGSCGGRCTSVHETTKRVIRDLPILDAQTYLIVHRRRLLCPQCGPTLERLSWLAKYARVTRRLAESVARLCGVVSVKHVAQYLGLSWDQVKEIDKRSLTERVGTVDLSNIEVLGMDEFALHKGHRYATVIIEPYRKEVLWIGKGRSRESIRPFFTQLGPHGCKRLKAVVMDMNASYEEEIKQHSPQADIVYDLFHVVAKYGREVIDRVRVDEANRLKEDKKARKVVKTSRWLLLRNSENVKGDDMLRLQELLEANRSLLTVYLLKDDLKQLWKFTCIEEAGLFWEQWHQRAMESGIPPLILFARRLKGYLQGILNHCLWPLHTGILEGINNKIKVIKRMAYGFRDHEYFFLKIRAAFPGIPG; from the coding sequence TTGTCGTATTCCGATGTTATCGCAATTGCGGGAGGGTGGGAAGGATATCGTGTTGCTGGGGCACGCACTATCGTCACAAGTGATGCCAAACGGATCGAGGTAGAACTGATTGCCCTGTCCCAGGATGAGATGGTGTGTGGCTCGTGCGGTGGGCGTTGCACAAGCGTCCATGAAACGACCAAGCGCGTAATTCGAGATTTGCCGATTCTCGATGCTCAGACTTATCTGATCGTTCACCGCCGCAGGCTGCTGTGCCCTCAGTGTGGGCCAACGCTGGAGCGTCTGTCATGGCTGGCGAAATACGCCCGCGTGACGCGCAGGCTTGCAGAGAGCGTAGCGCGACTGTGTGGTGTCGTGTCTGTGAAGCACGTGGCGCAGTATCTGGGGCTTTCTTGGGACCAGGTGAAGGAAATCGACAAGCGCTCACTCACAGAGCGGGTCGGCACCGTCGACCTCTCAAACATCGAAGTTCTCGGGATGGATGAGTTCGCCCTTCACAAGGGGCACCGCTATGCGACGGTTATCATCGAGCCATACCGTAAGGAAGTCTTATGGATCGGCAAAGGCAGGAGTCGCGAGAGTATCCGTCCTTTCTTCACGCAGCTTGGCCCACATGGCTGTAAACGGCTCAAAGCGGTCGTGATGGATATGAACGCATCATATGAGGAGGAAATCAAGCAGCACTCGCCCCAGGCAGACATAGTCTACGACCTGTTCCATGTGGTGGCGAAGTATGGCAGGGAAGTGATCGACAGGGTGCGAGTCGATGAGGCAAACCGCCTGAAGGAAGACAAGAAGGCACGGAAGGTAGTCAAAACATCGCGGTGGTTGCTGCTACGAAACAGCGAGAACGTCAAGGGCGACGACATGCTTCGCCTCCAGGAACTGTTGGAGGCAAACCGCAGCCTCCTTACGGTCTACCTGCTCAAAGACGATCTGAAGCAACTGTGGAAGTTTACCTGCATTGAAGAGGCGGGACTATTCTGGGAGCAGTGGCACCAAAGGGCGATGGAGAGTGGAATACCGCCACTCATCCTGTTTGCCCGCCGGCTAAAGGGCTATCTCCAAGGAATCCTCAATCACTGCCTCTGGCCCCTTCACACCGGAATCCTCGAAGGCATCAATAACAAGATCAAGGTGATCAAAAGAATGGCCTACGGCTTCCGGGATCACGAATACTTCTTTCTCAAGATCAGGGCCGCTTTCCCCGGAATTCCCGGATGA